agtatcaatcctccttaaaataaaacgattaaaagactgtcatattaaaataaaaaatggatggctttttggttaattttttacaatcacTCCTTATTGTTGGAACTTCAAGAGCGGTTGTTATCCTCAAGAAATGCAATCCAGGtcaattgttgcaaattgtatcTAGGAAAAATGGACAGCTTCCAATCAGACACGATCTTTCTCCAGGGCGAATTTCTCAGCTCAGAGCAAAAAATCCTGATATGCTCGTCTATAAAAACGCTGCGGGACGAGAACAAACTAAAGGTGCTCAAATTCTGGGGACGGATCAGCGGCATCGTCAACGACTACTTCCTCCTCCAAGGGTTCACCTCTGACTGCTTCAGGAACGTTAAGTACTTCTACAGGTACGTGCCGCGCGAAACTAGTTTCGACTTTATTAGAGACAGTGATGTTGCACAAACGGCAAATCCGCAGCCACGATCTGATTGACTGGGTCAGGTTGCCCAGGGTCGAGCCAGAGGCCCTGCGGCTCTTGGACGACTGCACCTCCTTGTTCACCGGCATTCCCAGCCACGTCTTTACCTTCATGTCCCCATTGGTAAGAAAGatagttgcaattttttttctcacgaCCACTCCTCTCAAAAggcatttatatattttttgtgcaatCATTTCGCCCTCCTCCCTTGTAAGCTCTACACTTGTTTTCGTTTTAGGACCAACAAGAAGTTCGGCTGAAAGAGGAGGACCGGCTGACCGCGGCGGTGGTTGTCATAAACAACGAAATGTCCATTATCCCTCGCAGCGCCTTTTTGATTGGATCATACAACCAAAccatgaaaaacaaaatgttcaaAGGTGATGCGGGCTCCCTCTTTTTTTCTGATTCCCGTCGTCCAACCACGAATTTAATCTTGCAATTCCCTTTgtgctcgctcactcgcccTCGAAACAGGCCTGCCGTTTGACAAGTCGGCCGACCAAAATTCCTACGTCCACTTTGAGGACCTGCGCGGCTCCAAGGTGATGTTCCCCCTGCTCGACTCCAC
The nucleotide sequence above comes from Cloeon dipterum chromosome X, ieCloDipt1.1, whole genome shotgun sequence. Encoded proteins:
- the Rsph9 gene encoding radial spoke head protein 9 homolog isoform X2, with amino-acid sequence MAFWLIFYNHSLLLELQERLLSSRNAIQGEFLSSEQKILICSSIKTLRDENKLKVLKFWGRISGIVNDYFLLQGFTSDCFRNVKYFYSHDLIDWVRLPRVEPEALRLLDDCTSLFTGIPSHVFTFMSPLDQQEVRLKEEDRLTAAVVVINNEMSIIPRSAFLIGSYNQTMKNKMFKGLPFDKSADQNSYVHFEDLRGSKVMFPLLDSTNTIETDFPPAWKLQHEQEGQVAVVRSQLWPGLTFHHQVDSPVYGWTYFGDGRRNWDICYMI
- the Rsph9 gene encoding radial spoke head protein 9 homolog isoform X3, encoding MDSFQSDTIFLQGEFLSSEQKILICSSIKTLRDENKLKVLKFWGRISGIVNDYFLLQGFTSDCFRNVKYFYSHDLIDWVRLPRVEPEALRLLDDCTSLFTGIPSHVFTFMSPLDQQEVRLKEEDRLTAAVVVINNEMSIIPRSAFLIGSYNQTMKNKMFKGLPFDKSADQNSYVHFEDLRGSKVMFPLLDSTNTIETDFPPAWKLQHEQEGQVAVVRSQLWPGLTFHHQVDSPVYGWTYFGDGRRNWDICYMI
- the Rsph9 gene encoding radial spoke head protein 9 homolog isoform X1, whose protein sequence is MICLLVGCARRVSVFNARPVHFITHCSRHSEVELGEFLSSEQKILICSSIKTLRDENKLKVLKFWGRISGIVNDYFLLQGFTSDCFRNVKYFYSHDLIDWVRLPRVEPEALRLLDDCTSLFTGIPSHVFTFMSPLDQQEVRLKEEDRLTAAVVVINNEMSIIPRSAFLIGSYNQTMKNKMFKGLPFDKSADQNSYVHFEDLRGSKVMFPLLDSTNTIETDFPPAWKLQHEQEGQVAVVRSQLWPGLTFHHQVDSPVYGWTYFGDGRRNWDICYMI